The following proteins come from a genomic window of Deltaproteobacteria bacterium:
- a CDS encoding DUF2330 domain-containing protein: MACGAFGYAPAAQAFCGFYVAGGESSLFNDATQAVLMRAGQRTVLSMQNNYQGPPENFAMVVPVPTVLQQENVRTLSAELFAKIDTLSAPRLVEYWEMDPCETRYYDDDMDAMPESGAVDDASDGGEVTVEAEFAVGEYDIVILSTNDSTALAGWLTDNEYSIPEGAGPYLEPYVQNGMYFFVARVNAEEVTMNEGNAVLSPLRFYYDSNEFSLPVRLGLINSQGDQDLIVYTLGLGQRYEVANRTNVTIPTNIEVVDEVRNDFGSFYRTLFDETVALNPGAAVTEYSWDASTCDPCPGPTLDRDDFATLGADVIDADPWANWTLTRMHLRYSSDTLGDDLVFSEAEPIVGGRERYNDQTLEVGSTPASYNNFQGRYIIRHAWTEPVTCEEPVYGRWGGPGGAENPGQPQGATSPNTEGDASSADEGSGDTTLPSDDIADLVAQDIPEINVEASGRFVGEDGAGDNDDGGCGCQSTDPVSLGLLVLFGLWVTLRRRKPSQV, encoded by the coding sequence ATGGCTTGTGGAGCATTCGGCTATGCTCCTGCCGCTCAAGCTTTCTGCGGATTTTATGTCGCTGGCGGTGAAAGCAGCCTCTTTAACGACGCAACACAAGCAGTGCTGATGAGAGCCGGACAAAGAACCGTTTTGTCGATGCAGAATAATTATCAGGGGCCACCTGAGAATTTTGCCATGGTCGTTCCAGTCCCAACGGTTTTGCAGCAAGAGAATGTTCGAACGCTCTCGGCCGAACTGTTTGCGAAAATAGACACACTCTCTGCGCCGCGCCTCGTGGAGTATTGGGAAATGGACCCCTGTGAAACGCGCTATTACGATGACGATATGGACGCGATGCCCGAGAGTGGCGCCGTGGACGATGCTTCTGACGGAGGCGAGGTAACTGTTGAAGCTGAATTTGCCGTAGGCGAATACGATATTGTAATTCTCAGCACCAATGACTCAACGGCACTGGCGGGTTGGCTTACAGATAATGAATACAGCATTCCAGAAGGTGCAGGGCCTTACCTTGAGCCTTACGTTCAAAACGGAATGTATTTCTTTGTTGCGCGGGTTAACGCGGAAGAAGTCACGATGAATGAGGGCAATGCAGTTCTTTCGCCTCTTCGATTTTATTATGACTCAAACGAATTCAGCCTTCCGGTTCGGCTTGGTCTGATTAACTCTCAAGGGGACCAAGACCTTATCGTTTACACTTTGGGATTGGGGCAGCGCTATGAAGTGGCCAACCGAACCAACGTGACCATTCCCACAAATATTGAGGTGGTCGATGAGGTGCGCAACGACTTTGGTAGCTTTTACCGAACGCTTTTTGATGAAACTGTCGCATTGAATCCAGGCGCCGCTGTCACGGAGTATTCATGGGATGCTTCCACATGCGATCCCTGTCCAGGGCCGACTCTAGACCGCGATGATTTTGCAACGCTGGGTGCAGATGTCATAGATGCCGACCCTTGGGCCAATTGGACATTGACTCGTATGCACCTGCGTTACAGCTCGGATACACTGGGTGATGACTTGGTTTTCAGTGAGGCTGAGCCCATCGTGGGCGGCCGTGAGCGTTACAACGACCAGACGCTGGAGGTTGGCTCAACGCCAGCGAGCTACAACAATTTCCAAGGCCGCTACATCATCCGCCATGCTTGGACAGAGCCGGTAACCTGCGAGGAGCCGGTCTACGGCCGCTGGGGTGGTCCAGGTGGAGCAGAGAATCCCGGGCAACCTCAAGGCGCGACAAGTCCTAACACCGAGGGTGATGCATCATCGGCTGATGAAGGGTCTGGAGATACGACATTGCCATCTGACGATATCGCTGACTTAGTTGCTCAGGACATTCCTGAAATCAACGTGGAAGCAAGTGGGCGGTTCGTGGGTGAAGATGGAGCGGGTGACAACGATGACGGTGGCTGTGGTTGTCAAAGCACAGATCCGGTGAGCCTTGGGCTATTGGTCTTGTTTGGCCTTTGGGTGACTCTGCGCCGACGTAAACCTTCACAGGTATAA
- a CDS encoding cation transporter yields the protein MAGANSTKSIFLALGANFAIAVAKGVAAFITSSGSMLAEAIHSLADCGNQGLLLYGLKHSKKAPSPDHPLGYGRAIYFWSFIVALMLFSMGGLFSIYEGIHKLDSTEPLNKPWIAIGVLIFGIFVEGAALAGCIREVNKERGDRSLWTWFRESRRSELIVILGEDAAAICGLSFALVAVSLAMVTGNPIWDAVGSIGIGVLLVIVAFFIAKEIMALLIGQSAEPHIEKEIREFIESQDDVEKVFNLLTMQLGSDLMVATKAQMKPLPSSDAVAEAINRCEAAMKEKFPQILWSFFEPDVRD from the coding sequence ATGGCCGGCGCCAACTCAACCAAGTCTATTTTTCTCGCACTGGGAGCCAACTTTGCCATTGCGGTCGCCAAAGGTGTAGCAGCTTTCATTACATCGTCAGGATCTATGCTTGCGGAGGCAATCCACTCGTTGGCCGACTGCGGCAACCAAGGGCTGCTCCTCTATGGGCTCAAGCACTCAAAAAAAGCCCCAAGCCCCGACCACCCACTGGGATACGGACGAGCCATCTATTTCTGGTCATTCATCGTAGCCTTGATGCTTTTTAGCATGGGCGGATTGTTTTCCATCTATGAGGGCATCCACAAACTCGACTCCACCGAACCGCTGAATAAGCCCTGGATCGCCATCGGCGTTCTTATCTTTGGTATCTTCGTAGAAGGCGCCGCCTTGGCGGGCTGCATCCGAGAGGTCAATAAGGAACGCGGTGACCGCTCTCTTTGGACCTGGTTTCGAGAAAGCCGAAGAAGCGAACTCATTGTAATTCTAGGAGAAGACGCTGCTGCTATTTGCGGGCTTAGCTTCGCCCTCGTTGCAGTCTCACTGGCGATGGTCACCGGTAACCCTATTTGGGATGCCGTTGGAAGTATCGGCATTGGTGTCTTGCTCGTGATTGTCGCCTTCTTCATCGCCAAAGAAATCATGGCGCTCCTGATTGGACAAAGTGCTGAGCCTCATATTGAAAAAGAAATTCGAGAGTTCATCGAGAGCCAGGATGACGTAGAAAAAGTGTTTAATCTACTCACCATGCAACTTGGTAGCGATTTAATGGTGGCCACCAAAGCACAAATGAAGCCACTTCCATCATCGGACGCCGTGGCAGAAGCCATCAACCGCTGTGAAGCAGCGATGAAAGAGAAATTCCCTCAGATTCTCTGGTCATTTTTCGAGCCGGATGTTCGAGACTGA
- a CDS encoding DUF2330 domain-containing protein, whose protein sequence is MSFKQTISTTLKSCAWLVLLSTFGWASSAAAFCGFYVAGGESTLFNDATQVAMMRSGTTTVLSMQNNYQGPPENFAMVIPVPVVLQETSVKTLPVSLFQKMDQLSAPRLVEYWEQDPCYVQPPDEGRDMLNSATMDSAEADSGGGGGVQVEAEFSVGEYDIVVLSTNDATALDTWLQDNDYSIPEGASPYFEPYVQEGMYFFVAKVDITKVTMNGEQAVLSPIRFHYDAETFSLPVRLGLINSQGEQDLIVYTLGQGQRYELANRENVFIPTNIEVVNDVREDFGGFYRTLFDATLEYSPNAAVTEYSWDASTCDPCPGPTLDSQDLLTLGADVATDGQLWGWTLTRLHMRYSAETLGDDLVFAEAGPVVGGRELYNDSGELEETASFANFNNFQGRYIIRHRWNLPITCELPVFGRWGGPPGGESSSDTQTSQSPNTTGESDAASTGSYGLGGASEALSDLVRDDVPEIGVASSSGCACSSTSSGAAGFLFIAAFLMGIWRSFIRRRLFS, encoded by the coding sequence ATGAGCTTCAAACAGACAATCTCGACGACATTGAAAAGCTGTGCTTGGCTGGTCTTATTAAGCACATTTGGATGGGCGAGTTCCGCTGCGGCATTTTGCGGTTTTTATGTAGCAGGTGGCGAGAGCACTTTATTTAACGATGCCACGCAGGTGGCTATGATGCGGTCTGGGACGACTACGGTCCTTTCCATGCAGAACAACTATCAAGGTCCGCCTGAGAACTTCGCGATGGTCATACCGGTCCCGGTAGTTTTACAAGAGACGTCGGTGAAGACCCTTCCTGTTTCTCTCTTTCAAAAGATGGATCAACTTTCTGCCCCCCGTTTGGTCGAGTATTGGGAGCAAGACCCTTGCTACGTACAGCCCCCAGATGAGGGACGGGATATGCTTAATTCTGCGACGATGGACTCAGCGGAAGCTGATAGCGGTGGCGGCGGCGGCGTTCAGGTAGAGGCTGAGTTTAGCGTCGGTGAGTACGATATTGTGGTGCTTAGCACCAACGACGCAACCGCACTTGATACGTGGTTACAAGACAACGACTATTCTATTCCAGAGGGCGCTTCGCCATACTTTGAACCCTACGTGCAAGAGGGCATGTATTTTTTCGTTGCTAAGGTTGATATTACAAAGGTGACGATGAACGGCGAACAGGCGGTACTGTCTCCGATCCGGTTTCATTATGATGCAGAGACTTTTTCTCTCCCGGTACGGCTTGGGCTAATCAACTCACAAGGTGAGCAAGACCTCATTGTTTACACGCTTGGTCAGGGGCAACGATATGAGCTTGCCAACCGAGAGAACGTGTTCATCCCAACCAATATTGAAGTCGTGAATGATGTTCGAGAAGATTTCGGTGGATTTTACCGCACACTCTTTGATGCCACTCTGGAGTATTCACCGAACGCTGCGGTGACCGAGTACTCCTGGGATGCTTCAACTTGTGACCCTTGTCCGGGTCCAACTTTGGATTCTCAAGACCTACTCACACTTGGTGCTGATGTAGCGACTGATGGCCAACTTTGGGGTTGGACGTTGACTCGCCTTCACATGCGTTACTCTGCAGAAACTCTCGGCGATGATTTGGTATTTGCAGAGGCTGGGCCAGTTGTGGGCGGACGAGAGCTCTACAACGACTCGGGTGAACTTGAAGAAACAGCGAGCTTTGCCAATTTTAATAACTTCCAGGGCCGTTACATAATTCGCCACCGCTGGAATCTACCCATCACTTGTGAGCTACCGGTGTTTGGCCGTTGGGGAGGCCCTCCTGGAGGCGAGAGTTCTTCAGATACCCAAACGTCTCAAAGCCCAAACACAACAGGTGAATCAGATGCAGCAAGTACAGGCTCTTATGGGCTCGGAGGGGCATCAGAAGCTTTAAGCGACCTTGTGCGCGATGATGTTCCTGAGATTGGGGTAGCGTCGTCTTCAGGCTGCGCATGCTCGTCCACCTCAAGTGGTGCTGCCGGTTTTCTCTTTATCGCGGCGTTCCTCATGGGAATTTGGCGTTCGTTTATTAGGCGTCGATTATTTAGCTAA
- a CDS encoding Rieske 2Fe-2S domain-containing protein yields the protein MRKAPTDGHTRFENLGTQPLKTHRVFNNPDVVPEGWYPVCSSKHLKKGKADSFLLTFQRVCVYRTHEGDLAALDAFCPHMGADLANGRVVDGQIECYFHQWRYGKDGELTGSRCGVAPRLAAVQSWPVEEAYGYIWVYSAPEAPYPVPKPSGLENEEVSGWCVANLVLYAHHHVMMVGGIDLQHFATVHNIEIDFELEVDEHSQYMATWKLDGTVPKKGWRGTLANWLLGGRVNYHARVAGGSIVSLTYGPDLKVPYLGWKVPPLYVLWGCTADENGIGHVQVFAVAKNKKGFTGWLSTQLKLFATVLLLGVLKDDDEKAFPFMRFNIGRLVKEDACLSRMVKFLNGLPISKWSKRQLTEGSHGEDSQADA from the coding sequence ATGCGCAAGGCCCCGACCGATGGCCATACCCGGTTTGAAAACCTAGGGACTCAGCCTTTAAAAACCCATAGGGTTTTTAATAACCCTGACGTGGTTCCAGAGGGCTGGTACCCCGTTTGCTCTTCAAAGCATCTCAAAAAGGGAAAAGCAGACTCCTTTCTCCTTACCTTTCAACGCGTATGTGTGTACCGAACCCATGAAGGCGACCTGGCCGCTTTAGATGCGTTTTGTCCACACATGGGTGCAGACCTTGCCAACGGCCGTGTCGTCGATGGCCAAATTGAATGTTATTTTCATCAATGGCGTTACGGTAAAGATGGAGAATTGACGGGAAGTCGCTGCGGTGTTGCTCCAAGACTGGCAGCGGTTCAGTCTTGGCCGGTGGAAGAGGCCTACGGGTATATCTGGGTCTACTCTGCGCCCGAGGCGCCTTATCCTGTACCCAAGCCATCTGGGCTCGAAAACGAAGAGGTCAGTGGCTGGTGTGTGGCGAATTTGGTTCTCTATGCTCACCACCATGTCATGATGGTGGGCGGAATCGATTTGCAGCATTTTGCGACGGTCCACAATATCGAGATTGATTTTGAATTAGAGGTTGATGAACACAGTCAGTACATGGCAACTTGGAAACTTGATGGAACGGTACCCAAGAAAGGCTGGCGAGGGACATTGGCCAATTGGTTGCTCGGTGGGCGGGTCAATTACCATGCTCGAGTAGCTGGAGGATCTATTGTCTCTCTTACCTATGGTCCAGATTTAAAGGTTCCTTATTTGGGTTGGAAAGTCCCGCCGCTTTATGTGCTTTGGGGCTGCACGGCTGATGAAAATGGCATTGGTCATGTGCAGGTTTTTGCCGTTGCGAAAAATAAAAAGGGCTTCACAGGCTGGCTCAGTACCCAGCTGAAGCTCTTTGCGACGGTTCTTCTATTAGGTGTGCTTAAAGATGATGATGAAAAAGCATTTCCTTTCATGCGTTTCAATATAGGACGACTTGTTAAAGAGGATGCTTGCTTAAGCCGTATGGTGAAGTTTCTAAACGGCTTGCCCATTTCCAAATGGTCCAAACGTCAACTTACGGAGGGTTCCCATGGGGAGGATTCGCAAGCTGACGCTTGA